TTTGCCCAAACAGCAATGATTGATGATATGAAATGTAGTTACAAAAGATTTGAGGTGGTTTCGGGAAATATTTCACTGAAAATTGTAGTTTGAAAGTAGTTGTTCTTTCTTAATGGTTTAAATTGCAGAGAAGATAAGCTTCCATTTGCCTTATGGAATAAGAGTTGAATAGGAACAAAATACTAGAGGTTATTTTCTACAAATGGAGGATATATGAAACCATAAAAGCTTCTCCCAAACATAAGgtatgtttttgtgtttgaaGCAAGAGTTAACACTGAAGATAACAAGATGCTTATGTGGAGAAAAGCTAAAAGCTAATGTAGAACCTGATTGGgattttacaaattaaattgatttgaatattCGGCAAATGTTGCCTCTAAATATGTACTACTGTTTCTATCTTCTAAGTAAAGCAACTACAAACAGATCAACGGAACTAGTTATTGAGATTAAGTCATCCAAAATTCAAGCCATGCTGTCTTGGTGTattgcacacactcacatgctCCTTGAGGCGATTGAGCATCTTCTTAATGTTTTCATCTCGCAAAGCCTGAGCTATCTTGAGCTTCTCCTCAATGGCCTTCTGCTCATtggccttctgctgctccaaaGTCTCGCGCGTCTTTTCAATCTCCTGAGCATGAATCTGTGAAAAGAGTTTAAACGTAAGTTCTCGAGTTCTATGGAAACTATGTAACGAAATGTCAAACCTTTAGCTTCTCCTTCATGTCACTGATGATTGCCTCGCGTTTCTCCACATGCAATTCCATCTTGGTCTCCAATTGCTCCTTGGTCTGAGTGATGAACTCATTGGTGATCTCATCCTTCTTGCGGGTGGCCTCATCCACCTTGGCCAACTTGTTCGAGATATCAGCCATCTTCTTGGCCTCCAGAGACTGCgacgaaaagcaaacaaattcgTTTTGTTAAGCCGACGATGACCGAGAAGGGGCGACCGAATACTACTCACAATGCGACGCTCTTCGGCTGCCTTGAGCTTCTGCTCAATCTCCTCCACGCTGACGTTCTTGCCGGGGGTGACCGGACGCTTGGGCACGGCCACATTGGGTGCCGGTTCGGCCAGGATGACCTCATAGCTCAGTCCGCCGCGGGACTTCTCCTGGCAGCGAATCTCAGTGGCTGTAAACGACAAAGAGAAGCAGGAGATGGGCAGCCGTTAAagaaattcaatatttgtgcATTGGCGGGGGGTGTCGGCCTgctataaatacatataaagtTGTGGTCGAGGGTGAAGGCCAGTTTCATCCTTAAGCCACCCTCTGCTGCTCGTATGACATCATTTTTGCACTTCTTCCCGCCCCACTAACTCGATGTCTCTTGTGTACTTTTCGCATTTAAGGCCGAAAAGCCGTGACCAAAACCCAACAAAGTGcaggaatataaatatatgataACAAATGAAGAGAGGGTGGCCCAAAGTTGAATGAGCCCTTAGCTTGTGGCTCGTGTGGGGATTTCTTAGAAATAAAGCTGTACCACACAACAGTCCATTGATCTGCATGGGCGCTATATGTAAATGTCCAGCCAAATCGATTAACTAAGTCCCCAAATTAACTACCAAATCTACACACGATTATGATACCCCCTTGCACTCTTCATAGATTCAGATAGattaataaaagtaaaaagaaaTTTAAGTGGTAAAGCACTCgctcaaattaattgcattctgGCAAAAGTCGATGCTCTGCGCCCCAAAAATATCcattaacttttgttttttgcatttacagtTGGGTTTCGCACTTTTTTAAGCGCATTTTGATTAATGGCCACGCCTCGCTGCACTCTCCAATGCACACACCGCCACGTACCACCGTTATATACAGTGGCTCCAGGACATATTCAAACTTTTTCCGAGAGCAAAACCATAATTCATGCAAGCGccgcacagccacacaaaacGAGAATTCCGGCAAAGTTGTTCGCTGACAATGATGGGCAGAATggtgccacacgcacacacatacacacatacacaaacacagggAGCAGAGAGCAGTTCAGGAAAATGGTAAGGAAAACGGAATAAAATGCGAGTTTTCACacgaaataattattaaaattaaatgcactgGAAAATGCATATTCGACTGCAgcaaaagtgtgaaaattgGGAGTTCTTTAAACAGTTTCAGATTATTATCAAATTCCAAGAATAAATAGTTGTGTGTTCTCACATtaacataattaattattgcaACCTTATAGCCATGGAATAAAGAGTTCCCAGAAAAAGCCACAAGTGCCATAAACATTTCCTAGAGTTCAAAGCTTCATTTCTAAGCTACTCTTGGGTACGAGCAACGGATTCCAACACCTTTAAAGTTGGATATTTAATATGCGAGCATTCCGTAGCTCcctcataaatataaacaccCCATGGATTGCATATCTACGCAACAAAAACGGTAAGCAAACAGCAATTGGAGCACAGGCCCGACCCATGTATAAACATCGCCATCCCTAGACGGCGAACCCGAGAACAAATCACAAACAATTCGCATCAGCAAATGTCTAGCCAAGAAAACCCAACGGACCCTTACTGGCATCCGGAGGGGATGGGGCTTTTGTTTAATCAGAGGGGGAGTTCGATGGCAAGACTATCAAATGAAGTGGAAAATTATttgtcaaaacaaaaatatatacagaagagtggagaagagaagaaagtgCTCCTCCCCCACTATATCTACACCGAAATGTATAATCTACCTTCAACAAAGGCACAGAACTGCTGCGTAGGTGTCTTGATGATTGCTGTTGACACATAATTTGCCATTATTCGAGTAGgtgtccgtccgttcgttGGTTAGTCCTACCATTTGTCCGACTGTCAATCATGACACTCGCTTTTGGGGTCGCTTTCAGCTTCACTTTCCCTGACTCTGGTGTGGCGTGTCCTCTGGCTTTGAGTAATGATGTCTTGGACCAGGTCAAGTGTTGAAGTCTATTAGGCTGACAGATTTGATGGGCCTCCCCACCGCCcacacaaaccacaaaagGGGATTGGCGCTGGGGCTGGCGCAGGGCAAAGTCATCTTCATTTAACTTTCAGATTCAGGATTCCGTAACCCTTTTAAAACCATTATATTCGTCGCTCTGAGCTGACCATTTGGCTCGCAAAGCTGCCAAAGCAATTTCCCAAAGTGGCTTTTGTGGTCGAGACTCGATGGGAGGGAGT
The sequence above is a segment of the Drosophila subobscura isolate 14011-0131.10 chromosome U, UCBerk_Dsub_1.0, whole genome shotgun sequence genome. Coding sequences within it:
- the LOC117901725 gene encoding stathmin isoform X4, whose translation is MVNNTVDTIEATEIRCQEKSRGGLSYEVILAEPAPNVAVPKRPVTPGKNVSVEEIEQKLKAAEERRISLEAKKMADISNKLAKVDEATRKKDEITNEFITQTKEQLETKMELHVEKREAIISDMKEKLKIHAQEIEKTRETLEQQKANEQKAIEEKLKIAQALRDENIKKMLNRLKEHNTVKIAEVKSHQDQLESQKIEEKARIYENKLFAAEQNREKEIQKKIEKVQKLERRAELVRQNKAQTQDMDGQQNAIASSG
- the LOC117901725 gene encoding stathmin isoform X5, which encodes MLIGLVRDSVMQCFCHTCRAPGILPAVSRRSAPIKKNNKVRSKQPRLNKKVKFITTEIRCQEKSRGGLSYEVILAEPAPNVAVPKRPVTPGKNVSVEEIEQKLKAAEERRISLEAKKMADISNKLAKVDEATRKKDEITNEFITQTKEQLETKMELHVEKREAIISDMKEKLKIHAQEIEKTRETLEQQKANEQKAIEEKLKIAQALRDENIKKMLNRLKEHERRAELVRQNKAQTQDMDGQQNAIASSG
- the LOC117901725 gene encoding golgin subfamily A member 4 isoform X3 — encoded protein: MLIGLVRDSVMQCFCHTCRAPGILPAVSRRSAPIKKNNKVRSKQPRLNKKVKFITTEIRCQEKSRGGLSYEVILAEPAPNVAVPKRPVTPGKNVSVEEIEQKLKAAEERRISLEAKKMADISNKLAKVDEATRKKDEITNEFITQTKEQLETKMELHVEKREAIISDMKEKLKIHAQEIEKTRETLEQQKANEQKAIEEKLKIAQALRDENIKKMLNRLKEHNTVKIAEVKSHQDQLESQKIEEKARIYENKLFAAEQNREKEIQKKIEKVQKLERRAELVRQNKAQTQDMDGQQNAIASSG